The following proteins are co-located in the Halobaculum roseum genome:
- a CDS encoding FAD binding domain-containing protein produces the protein MYPRKFEHVSVRTVEEALDALETYDDAELLAGGQSLVPLQKTRFASPDYLIDITDIEELRYVEEDENEVRIGALAKHTDIQQANPIQDHVRLFSECIGEIADWPVRNQGTFGGTLAEADPSGDYLPVMKVLNPTIELTGPEGNREVPFEEFYFGMFTVDMDDEEILTGARLPKLQSLVPDAVAVGSAYEKHAERSGDYALVGVAIVVGVDTDGLVTEARVSVGAVGPLVRVTDAESVVKGTTLDEDALNAAATAVEKTVQPDEEGSEGEYKEAMAGEFAKRALSSAYDRATEEL, from the coding sequence ATGTATCCACGCAAGTTCGAACACGTTTCGGTGCGGACCGTCGAAGAAGCTCTCGACGCGCTCGAAACGTACGACGATGCGGAACTGCTCGCGGGGGGGCAAAGTCTCGTGCCACTCCAGAAAACGAGGTTTGCCTCGCCGGACTACCTCATCGACATCACGGACATCGAAGAACTTCGGTATGTCGAGGAGGATGAAAACGAAGTACGAATCGGTGCGCTAGCGAAACACACCGATATCCAGCAAGCCAATCCGATTCAGGACCACGTTCGGCTGTTCAGCGAGTGTATCGGAGAGATCGCCGACTGGCCCGTTAGGAACCAGGGCACGTTCGGCGGAACGCTCGCCGAAGCAGATCCCTCCGGAGATTACCTTCCAGTTATGAAGGTGTTGAACCCTACGATTGAGTTGACCGGACCGGAGGGTAACCGGGAGGTCCCCTTCGAGGAATTCTACTTCGGGATGTTCACCGTCGACATGGATGACGAGGAGATCCTGACCGGCGCACGGTTACCGAAACTCCAATCGCTCGTTCCAGATGCTGTAGCTGTTGGGAGTGCGTACGAAAAACACGCCGAGCGATCGGGAGATTACGCCCTTGTGGGTGTCGCGATAGTTGTGGGAGTTGACACAGACGGACTCGTGACAGAGGCAAGGGTAAGCGTTGGCGCTGTCGGACCCCTTGTCCGCGTGACCGACGCAGAGTCGGTCGTCAAAGGAACGACGCTTGACGAGGACGCGCTCAACGCAGCAGCGACGGCTGTAGAGAAGACAGTTCAACCGGATGAGGAGGGCTCCGAAGGGGAGTACAAGGAAGCAATGGCAGGAGAGTTCGCGAAGCGTGCGCTGAGCAGTGCTTACGATCGAGCAACGGAGGAGCTATGA
- a CDS encoding AMP-binding protein translates to MHMGRVFQRSVERNPNRTAVVDPDEGVEYDYNDWNERVDQLVEGLEDLGVGPGDRVAVVMQPRVQAGTIYWAVQKIGAVFVPFNIRAAADELTFLVDNTDPDVIIYSEIGREAIDGAHESFDSDINLVYIDEDIPTYASPYESVLAEDAEPHEPASVEPDTTSIILHTSGTTGQPKGVPRTHTNTYTAAKAHAIQSQWVDGERTLGLMPIYHTMGIRSLVTTMILSGTWVAQRSFSPEQTADLIESEELTSLYLVPTVFHDLVKSEAIEGTDTSSVERLGYAGTPMTKSVEAQVRNTFEPSVFVNHYGSTEVYTYSVCSWIDEKSGSAGRAGINTRVRVVDAKRDEAVDPERTVDPGTLGEIIVDATSPEAFDGYLDRPDATEQAFVDDWYFTGDLGYRDEDGDLFVVGRVDDMIISGGENIYPVEVENVLDGHEEIDEVAVVGLEDERWNQVVTAFVTVPGSQPTGLSELAERLDDYCRESSDLADFKRPRKYVFVDEIVKSNVGKVLRRKLGIDDLDVTVYANVNV, encoded by the coding sequence ATGCACATGGGAAGAGTCTTTCAGCGATCAGTCGAACGGAATCCAAATCGAACCGCTGTCGTCGATCCCGATGAGGGTGTCGAGTACGACTACAACGATTGGAACGAGCGTGTCGATCAACTAGTAGAGGGATTGGAAGACCTCGGCGTCGGTCCTGGCGATCGCGTGGCCGTGGTTATGCAACCACGTGTTCAAGCGGGAACGATCTACTGGGCGGTGCAGAAGATCGGTGCGGTGTTCGTACCTTTCAATATTCGGGCGGCTGCCGACGAGTTGACGTTCCTAGTGGATAATACAGATCCGGATGTGATCATCTACTCCGAGATCGGCCGTGAGGCGATCGACGGAGCACACGAATCGTTTGATTCGGATATCAACCTCGTCTACATTGACGAGGATATTCCAACGTACGCTTCGCCCTACGAGTCCGTGCTGGCTGAAGATGCGGAGCCGCATGAACCGGCTTCGGTCGAACCGGATACGACGAGCATCATTCTACACACGAGCGGTACAACAGGCCAGCCAAAGGGTGTTCCGCGAACGCACACGAACACGTACACTGCGGCGAAGGCACATGCGATTCAGTCACAGTGGGTCGACGGGGAGCGGACGCTTGGGCTTATGCCGATATACCATACCATGGGGATTCGGTCACTCGTCACAACCATGATCCTCAGCGGCACGTGGGTAGCTCAACGTTCGTTCTCACCTGAACAAACCGCTGATCTGATCGAGTCAGAGGAGTTGACGAGTCTTTATCTGGTCCCAACAGTGTTCCACGACCTGGTAAAATCCGAGGCCATCGAGGGTACGGACACATCCAGCGTCGAGCGGTTGGGATACGCCGGCACTCCGATGACCAAATCCGTTGAGGCCCAAGTGAGGAACACGTTTGAACCAAGCGTCTTCGTCAATCACTATGGTAGTACAGAGGTGTACACCTATAGTGTCTGTTCGTGGATCGACGAAAAATCAGGATCAGCTGGCCGCGCAGGGATCAACACGCGAGTACGCGTTGTAGACGCAAAGCGCGACGAGGCAGTCGATCCGGAACGTACCGTTGACCCGGGAACGCTCGGCGAGATTATCGTCGATGCAACCTCTCCGGAGGCGTTCGACGGATACCTTGATCGCCCAGATGCAACCGAGCAGGCGTTTGTGGATGACTGGTACTTCACCGGGGACCTTGGTTATCGAGATGAGGATGGCGATCTGTTCGTCGTCGGTCGAGTTGATGATATGATCATCAGCGGTGGCGAGAACATCTATCCAGTGGAAGTTGAGAACGTGCTCGATGGACACGAGGAGATCGACGAGGTAGCAGTGGTCGGCCTCGAGGACGAACGTTGGAACCAGGTAGTCACTGCCTTTGTGACCGTTCCCGGATCCCAGCCAACAGGTCTTTCGGAACTGGCCGAACGGCTCGATGACTACTGTCGCGAAAGTTCTGACCTAGCCGACTTCAAGCGACCGCGTAAATATGTCTTCGTCGATGAGATCGTTAAGAGTAATGTAGGAAAGGTGCTACGACGAAAACTTGGAATCGATGACCTCGATGTAACCGTCTACGCGAACGTCAACGTATAA
- a CDS encoding potassium channel family protein, whose translation MVATYPILSLLIIFALSLLIVRTGSIALEMNGLSPDVASFQATSAFSGAGYTTEEAEQAVTTAGRRKTVKALIRLGSIGIIGAISSLVLSFTRTSGDNLLGLLYILGGVGVIVLFARSRWFNRLVTPLIEWALSKTTELEVTDYVQLLGLQREYRVAEVDVEAGDWLAEKTITELDLPSEGVSILGIRREDSYIGAPQPDVETKPGDTLVLYGKRDRLKELSGRLSGETEAREDAVEDHEETLEEQEQLIEQ comes from the coding sequence ATGGTTGCCACGTATCCAATACTGTCACTCCTGATCATCTTCGCGCTGTCACTGTTGATTGTGCGTACTGGCTCGATCGCGCTGGAGATGAACGGCCTCTCACCGGATGTGGCCTCCTTTCAGGCCACGTCAGCATTCTCTGGAGCGGGATATACGACCGAAGAGGCTGAACAGGCTGTCACCACGGCTGGCCGCCGAAAGACCGTGAAGGCGCTCATTCGGCTCGGCAGCATTGGAATCATCGGTGCGATTTCGTCGCTTGTGCTTTCGTTCACGCGTACTAGTGGCGATAACCTGTTGGGATTACTGTACATTCTCGGTGGTGTCGGTGTAATCGTCCTGTTCGCACGAAGCCGATGGTTCAACCGCCTCGTCACACCACTTATTGAGTGGGCACTTAGTAAGACAACAGAGTTGGAGGTCACGGATTATGTCCAGTTGCTCGGGTTGCAACGCGAGTATCGTGTGGCGGAGGTGGATGTCGAGGCGGGGGATTGGCTGGCTGAGAAGACGATTACTGAACTGGATTTACCGAGCGAGGGGGTGTCGATACTCGGCATCCGCCGGGAGGACTCATACATCGGGGCGCCGCAACCAGATGTGGAGACGAAACCCGGAGACACACTCGTCCTCTATGGGAAACGAGACCGTCTCAAAGAACTGTCAGGCCGCCTCAGTGGAGAGACAGAGGCCCGAGAAGATGCTGTCGAAGACCACGAAGAAACCCTCGAAGAGCAAGAACAACTCATTGAACAATAA
- a CDS encoding class I adenylate-forming enzyme family protein: MNMGEAFERTAERTPDAVGLVDPESDVRYTYREWFDESVELAAALQKHSIGTGDRVAAAMRNRAELATLYTATQLIGAVFVPYNFRVSPEELSYLLESAAPDVLVVADEVTETVKSMTHEFDADLITVDSDVPGAMTYRSLRDTGRNSKFEPTYVDATKPSLILHTGGTTGDPKGVPRSHENTHAAATAHAIQNSWSLGESTLGLMSLSHTMGIHTLATTILLGGKWICQCRFSAGETADLIETEEITSLYLVPTVFHDLLQSDIASESDLSSVAHVTYAGSNMGPATVREIQAQFDPETFVNHYGSTEVYTHAICDLVSKKPNCVGYAGINTTVRVVEPSDYGGPNPTATVGRESLGEIIVDATSPEAFDGYLTENRDDDVLVDGWFFTGDLGYRDEDGDLFFVGRVDDMIISGGENIYPIEVETVLEGHEAVAEAAVVGRPSERWNQAVTAFVTLANDPEVVNYEEIVNALDEHCRNSADLANFKRPRKYFFIDSFTKSNVGKILRKELQQRELDVDVHHVVDV; encoded by the coding sequence ATGAACATGGGAGAGGCTTTCGAACGGACGGCAGAGCGAACGCCGGACGCAGTCGGACTTGTTGATCCGGAATCGGACGTCCGATACACCTATCGAGAATGGTTTGACGAGAGCGTCGAACTAGCAGCAGCGCTGCAAAAACACAGTATCGGAACTGGTGATCGTGTCGCCGCAGCGATGCGGAACCGAGCCGAACTGGCCACGTTATACACAGCGACTCAACTGATCGGTGCAGTGTTTGTTCCGTACAACTTCCGCGTCTCGCCGGAGGAACTATCGTACCTACTCGAGAGCGCGGCGCCGGATGTACTTGTTGTCGCTGATGAGGTTACGGAGACCGTCAAATCGATGACTCACGAGTTTGACGCAGACCTCATCACAGTCGACTCGGATGTGCCCGGTGCGATGACTTACAGGTCACTTCGTGACACGGGCCGTAACTCTAAGTTCGAACCGACGTATGTGGACGCGACCAAACCGAGCCTAATTCTTCACACTGGTGGCACGACTGGAGACCCAAAAGGCGTCCCAAGAAGCCATGAGAACACACATGCGGCCGCGACAGCTCATGCGATTCAGAATTCCTGGTCGCTCGGTGAGTCGACGCTCGGCCTAATGTCGTTGTCGCACACTATGGGTATCCACACCCTTGCAACGACGATCCTCCTCGGTGGTAAGTGGATCTGTCAATGCCGGTTCTCAGCTGGTGAGACTGCCGATCTGATCGAAACAGAAGAGATCACGAGTCTCTATCTGGTTCCAACAGTGTTCCACGACCTCCTGCAGTCGGACATCGCGTCGGAGTCAGATCTTTCCTCGGTCGCGCACGTGACATACGCTGGATCCAACATGGGTCCAGCAACCGTTCGCGAAATTCAGGCCCAGTTCGATCCTGAGACCTTTGTTAACCACTACGGCAGCACGGAGGTGTACACGCACGCTATCTGTGACTTGGTGTCCAAGAAGCCGAATTGCGTGGGATATGCCGGGATCAACACTACGGTTCGTGTCGTCGAACCAAGTGACTACGGTGGTCCGAATCCGACCGCGACCGTCGGCCGCGAGTCGCTCGGCGAGATTATTGTTGACGCGACCTCTCCGGAGGCGTTCGACGGATACCTCACAGAAAATAGAGATGACGATGTTCTCGTCGACGGCTGGTTCTTCACGGGGGATTTGGGATACCGGGATGAAGACGGTGACTTGTTCTTCGTTGGCCGTGTCGACGACATGATCATCAGCGGCGGCGAAAACATCTACCCAATCGAAGTCGAAACGGTCTTGGAAGGACATGAGGCTGTCGCGGAGGCCGCAGTCGTCGGACGACCCAGTGAACGGTGGAACCAGGCGGTCACCGCATTTGTTACCCTCGCTAACGATCCCGAGGTGGTCAATTACGAGGAGATTGTCAATGCCCTTGACGAACACTGTCGGAACAGCGCCGACCTGGCCAACTTCAAACGGCCGCGAAAGTACTTCTTCATCGATTCGTTCACCAAGAGTAACGTCGGGAAAATACTGCGGAAAGAGTTACAACAACGGGAGCTAGATGTTGACGTGCATCACGTAGTCGATGTTTGA
- a CDS encoding RNA-guided endonuclease InsQ/TnpB family protein, protein MEVRRTVPVKLDVADSDADLLHETISEFLWAANYVVDHAWQGEYKTTSKAELQRETYDDVRAETRLQANLVQNARNKAADAVQSVVARWKQGDYAGKPNFTAPTLVYDKRCATFNDDHATLSTVEGRISAEYVLPDENRETPHSEYLYNDDYEVTGAELHYRDGEFYLHVRTKADVEFETADDGNGEHSTVLGVDLGIENIAVTSTGTFWNGSELNHWHREFEKRRGSLHQRGTRAAHETIQSVGRTETGRYDHFLHTVSKELVAEAAENDCDVIAFENLTGIRDRMPNAKKFHAWAFRRLFEYVEYKAEVVGISVEQVSPAYTSQRCSKCGFTHENNRPTSDVQNVFECLKCGYSPHADYNAAKNIGLKYLRSAQKSSGGGAPVNVRLNRGTLNVNGDYEPSADGGQNGSPCESPTRNEANGEAVSE, encoded by the coding sequence ATGGAGGTCCGACGCACCGTCCCCGTCAAACTCGACGTGGCCGACAGCGACGCCGACCTCCTCCACGAAACCATTTCCGAGTTTCTGTGGGCCGCCAACTACGTCGTCGACCACGCGTGGCAAGGCGAGTACAAGACGACGAGCAAAGCCGAACTCCAACGCGAAACCTATGACGACGTGCGGGCAGAGACTCGGCTGCAAGCGAATCTCGTCCAGAACGCTCGCAACAAGGCTGCCGACGCCGTACAGAGCGTTGTCGCCCGGTGGAAGCAAGGGGACTATGCGGGGAAGCCGAACTTCACCGCGCCGACGCTCGTCTACGACAAGCGGTGTGCGACATTCAACGACGACCACGCCACACTTTCGACCGTCGAAGGACGGATTTCCGCTGAATACGTCCTCCCCGACGAGAACCGCGAGACACCACACTCGGAGTATCTATACAACGACGACTACGAAGTGACGGGCGCAGAACTGCACTACCGCGACGGCGAGTTCTACCTTCACGTCCGCACAAAGGCGGACGTGGAGTTCGAGACTGCCGACGACGGCAACGGCGAGCACAGCACAGTCCTCGGCGTTGACCTCGGCATCGAAAACATCGCCGTCACCTCCACAGGGACATTCTGGAACGGGTCGGAGCTGAATCATTGGCACCGCGAGTTCGAGAAGCGTCGCGGGTCACTCCACCAGCGCGGCACGCGGGCCGCACACGAAACCATCCAGTCGGTCGGACGTACTGAGACGGGCCGCTACGATCACTTCTTACACACGGTCTCCAAGGAACTCGTCGCGGAAGCCGCCGAGAACGACTGCGACGTGATCGCGTTCGAGAACCTGACCGGGATTCGTGACCGGATGCCCAACGCAAAGAAGTTCCACGCGTGGGCGTTTCGCCGCCTGTTCGAGTACGTCGAGTACAAAGCCGAAGTGGTCGGTATCTCGGTCGAACAGGTGAGTCCTGCGTACACGAGCCAGCGGTGTTCCAAGTGCGGCTTCACTCACGAGAACAACCGTCCGACCTCGGATGTGCAGAACGTATTCGAGTGCCTGAAGTGTGGATACTCCCCCCATGCGGACTACAACGCGGCGAAGAATATCGGATTGAAGTATCTCCGCTCGGCGCAAAAGTCGTCGGGCGGAGGCGCACCCGTAAACGTGCGCTTGAATCGCGGGACGTTGAACGTGAATGGCGATTACGAGCCTTCCGCCGACGGCGGACAGAACGGGAGTCCATGCGAAAGCCCCACCCGCAACGAAGCGAACGGCGAAGCCGTGAGCGAGTAG
- a CDS encoding (2Fe-2S)-binding protein: MTDDTPTTTVSVTINGEEYVRETEDRRLLVHFLREEVGLTGTHQGCVVGKCGACTVLHNGVPKKSCMLYAAAVDEDEITTVEGLAKRAEMNGVAMKTREGTTFHPLQMGFKQNHGLQCGFCTPGFLMTATALLRENPDPTREEIKSAISGNICRCTGYTSIVDSIEWAAARLREDEPAVADGGIDSTPCEGCNCEIADDVEGNDE, translated from the coding sequence ATGACCGACGACACACCAACAACGACTGTATCGGTGACAATCAACGGGGAAGAGTACGTCCGGGAGACGGAAGATCGGCGACTTCTCGTTCATTTCCTACGTGAAGAGGTGGGACTGACAGGAACGCATCAGGGCTGCGTTGTCGGCAAGTGCGGTGCGTGTACCGTTTTACATAACGGTGTTCCCAAGAAGTCCTGTATGCTGTACGCCGCCGCGGTCGATGAAGACGAAATCACGACCGTCGAGGGACTTGCAAAACGCGCAGAAATGAACGGGGTCGCCATGAAAACCCGTGAAGGAACGACGTTCCACCCGCTCCAAATGGGATTTAAGCAGAACCATGGCCTCCAGTGCGGATTCTGCACACCCGGGTTCCTTATGACAGCCACAGCTCTGCTTCGAGAGAATCCAGATCCAACCCGAGAGGAAATAAAGTCCGCTATCTCAGGGAATATCTGTCGGTGCACGGGCTACACCTCGATCGTCGACAGTATCGAGTGGGCTGCGGCCCGACTTCGCGAGGATGAACCAGCGGTAGCCGACGGAGGGATCGACTCAACCCCCTGTGAAGGGTGTAACTGTGAAATCGCAGACGATGTCGAGGGAAACGATGAGTAA
- a CDS encoding PaaI family thioesterase, whose amino-acid sequence MSENVDQQMEEYFETMPFLNRIGIEEATVKDGVAEFRVPYEEGITNHTVVHGGVMATLVDATVAGAIHSDAEATLDEMEPLTINMDVNYHAPVTEGEIVARAELVQRGGTIAVGEAEIHNEGELAVSGRATYFQKWE is encoded by the coding sequence ATGTCGGAGAATGTAGACCAGCAGATGGAGGAGTACTTTGAGACGATGCCGTTCCTCAATCGGATTGGCATCGAAGAAGCGACGGTGAAAGATGGGGTGGCCGAATTCCGAGTCCCCTATGAGGAAGGGATCACGAATCATACTGTTGTTCACGGCGGCGTCATGGCTACACTTGTCGACGCCACCGTGGCAGGCGCGATCCATAGCGACGCAGAAGCCACCCTCGACGAGATGGAGCCACTAACGATCAATATGGACGTCAACTATCACGCCCCTGTAACAGAGGGCGAGATCGTCGCTCGTGCGGAACTCGTCCAGCGAGGAGGGACAATCGCAGTCGGTGAGGCTGAGATCCACAATGAAGGTGAACTTGCCGTGTCGGGTCGCGCGACCTACTTCCAGAAGTGGGAATAG
- a CDS encoding xanthine dehydrogenase family protein molybdopterin-binding subunit translates to MSNALDRQEESEADADSTAVGEPMGRREDDRLLRGEGKYMDDFEPTSNLHHVAFLRSPVAHGEIDDIDTTAAERREDVTCVLTGADIAEQMDPFAVGVQNPPEYYPLAVDKVRYDGEPVAMVVATTKYGATDALEDIVVDYTRLDPVTDELEALDDDSPQIHPSGNCANYRELEYGPVDEAFERADHVVEREFEFPRYTSAPMETYGVIAEYDTARDGATVWSNFQGPFTMHPVVAGALGMSEADLQFKVPSDSGGSFGVKAHIYPYIAAAVIASREAGAPVKWIESRREHLQASACHTDRTQRMRGAVSEEGDILGVWVDLYDNFGAYVRAPEPGNTFRPLGNYVNAYDFDAFGGEFRAVQTNKCPAGLNRGYGCHQYYFGLERLIDCMADVVGMDPTAFRERNFIDEDEFPYRTPTGGEYDSGRYSKALQRAKELFEYEDYLGRRDRARANNRYIGIGCAAIIDPSASNMGYVSVALPPEEREKGHPKSGAVSAVTMMVQPDASIVVELDSAPSGQGHETTASQIAADELGVDPEAITVVSGMDTSEKAWSVSSGSYSSRFATVGHSAVKNASEQIAEQMRRIAAVILDVDPVMISLEDGRAHGPDGGAISIREIAGTAHWNPSKLPDNIEPGLRTQHTFSMDDSRPIDEDDRINSSGSYGYGVQLVAVEVNKTTGEIDILDYVAVHDCGTIVNPKIVDGQVEGGIFHGLAGSLYEELRYDDSGTLQTDTFMDYAVPTAKEAPDVTTDHIETPSPKTPMGSKGTGEAGTEGAPAAIANAVNDALDPLGVEITSLPLKPPRVWSLIEEAEGEKSSD, encoded by the coding sequence ATGAGTAACGCCCTCGACCGCCAAGAGGAATCGGAGGCGGATGCTGACTCGACCGCGGTCGGAGAACCCATGGGTCGTCGTGAAGATGACCGCCTCCTACGCGGCGAAGGAAAGTATATGGACGACTTTGAGCCGACTTCGAATCTCCATCACGTGGCCTTCCTCCGGTCTCCGGTTGCTCACGGCGAGATCGACGATATCGATACCACGGCCGCAGAACGCCGTGAAGATGTGACGTGTGTCCTTACGGGCGCAGACATCGCAGAGCAGATGGATCCCTTCGCAGTCGGTGTCCAGAATCCGCCCGAGTACTACCCGCTAGCTGTTGATAAGGTCAGATACGACGGCGAGCCTGTGGCAATGGTTGTAGCGACGACCAAGTACGGTGCGACCGACGCGCTGGAAGATATTGTCGTCGACTATACGCGACTGGATCCGGTTACCGACGAACTCGAAGCACTGGACGACGATTCTCCTCAGATCCATCCCAGTGGAAATTGCGCCAACTACCGCGAATTGGAGTACGGTCCTGTTGACGAAGCCTTCGAACGTGCGGACCACGTTGTCGAACGAGAGTTCGAATTCCCCCGATATACGAGTGCGCCAATGGAGACGTACGGAGTCATTGCCGAGTACGACACAGCTCGTGACGGCGCGACTGTGTGGTCAAACTTCCAAGGCCCATTCACAATGCATCCTGTTGTTGCGGGCGCATTGGGGATGTCAGAGGCGGATCTACAGTTCAAGGTACCATCCGACAGTGGAGGAAGTTTCGGTGTCAAGGCGCATATTTACCCCTACATCGCGGCAGCAGTGATAGCCTCACGCGAGGCCGGTGCACCAGTCAAGTGGATCGAAAGTCGAAGAGAGCACCTTCAGGCAAGCGCGTGTCACACGGATCGGACTCAACGTATGCGTGGCGCGGTATCCGAGGAGGGCGATATCCTAGGCGTCTGGGTCGACCTCTACGACAACTTTGGAGCATACGTTCGTGCTCCAGAGCCAGGTAACACGTTCCGTCCGCTCGGGAATTACGTGAATGCGTACGACTTCGACGCTTTCGGTGGGGAATTCCGCGCGGTTCAGACGAACAAATGCCCAGCTGGGCTAAATCGGGGTTACGGCTGTCACCAGTACTACTTCGGTCTTGAAAGACTCATAGACTGCATGGCTGATGTCGTCGGCATGGACCCGACTGCGTTCCGCGAACGGAACTTTATCGACGAAGATGAGTTCCCATATCGGACACCGACAGGCGGAGAGTATGACAGCGGACGCTACAGCAAAGCACTCCAACGGGCGAAAGAACTCTTCGAGTACGAGGACTATCTCGGCCGGCGTGACCGGGCACGAGCGAACAACCGGTACATAGGAATCGGTTGTGCGGCGATCATCGACCCGTCGGCCTCTAATATGGGATACGTTTCGGTGGCCCTCCCGCCGGAAGAGCGTGAGAAGGGGCACCCCAAGTCGGGTGCCGTCAGTGCTGTCACGATGATGGTGCAACCCGACGCGAGTATAGTGGTCGAACTCGATTCCGCTCCGAGCGGACAGGGACACGAGACGACCGCCTCCCAAATCGCGGCTGATGAACTAGGAGTCGACCCGGAAGCAATCACCGTCGTTTCGGGCATGGACACAAGCGAGAAAGCGTGGAGCGTCTCATCGGGAAGTTACTCCTCACGATTCGCCACGGTCGGTCACAGCGCTGTCAAGAACGCGAGCGAGCAAATCGCCGAACAGATGCGACGTATCGCGGCCGTAATATTGGATGTCGATCCCGTGATGATATCATTAGAAGACGGTCGTGCACACGGGCCCGACGGTGGCGCGATATCTATCAGAGAGATCGCGGGGACGGCTCACTGGAATCCATCGAAACTCCCGGACAATATCGAACCCGGCCTCCGAACCCAGCACACGTTCAGCATGGACGACTCAAGGCCGATTGACGAAGATGATCGGATCAACTCTTCAGGTTCATACGGATATGGGGTGCAACTCGTTGCAGTCGAGGTGAACAAGACAACCGGCGAAATAGACATCCTCGATTACGTCGCAGTTCACGACTGCGGAACGATCGTTAATCCCAAGATCGTAGATGGCCAAGTGGAAGGAGGGATCTTCCACGGGTTAGCAGGGAGTCTCTATGAGGAGCTTAGATATGACGACAGTGGGACACTCCAAACGGACACATTCATGGATTACGCCGTCCCGACCGCAAAGGAGGCGCCGGACGTAACGACTGACCACATCGAAACCCCGTCCCCGAAGACACCGATGGGATCGAAGGGAACCGGGGAGGCGGGAACTGAGGGTGCGCCCGCAGCCATCGCGAACGCCGTCAACGACGCGCTCGATCCGCTTGGCGTGGAAATCACATCGCTCCCGCTCAAACCACCTCGCGTGTGGTCGCTCATCGAAGAAGCAGAGGGCGAGAAGAGCAGCGACTGA
- a CDS encoding XdhC family protein produces MPTSPDSPWSATSSDIHDAIAEIVSTNREAALATVISVEGSGYRRPGAKMVVEPKGSVAGAVTAGCLEDSVVELSATVLDQGEPHIQTYDLTSSDDPDAWGLGLGCNGVVELLVEPIDESYQPVVDELQSGRSMTVITTLESSVSSTVAGDRAVMGENESVIPSVRGLPSHIVDAVRSSGEDFSAPETRTVQISIDGDPVRILIDRFEPAPRLLLFGGQPDAGPVVNLANSAGFDVHLHTARGGNADPGRFPSASEVTATRPSDVGDHVTRPDHTYAIVMSHNFVDDRLALESLLETEVDYIGVMGPEKRFRQLTDELPIDVDSNRIAAPVGLDLGGDEPMAIAFSIVGELLAAHNGGSGRPLSKQDGPIHPR; encoded by the coding sequence ATGCCCACATCACCAGATAGTCCGTGGAGTGCGACTAGTTCAGACATACATGACGCAATCGCGGAGATCGTTTCGACGAATCGGGAGGCTGCACTTGCGACCGTCATATCGGTTGAAGGATCCGGGTATCGTCGTCCGGGTGCCAAAATGGTCGTCGAACCAAAGGGTTCAGTAGCGGGAGCAGTGACGGCTGGATGTCTTGAGGATTCTGTCGTGGAACTATCGGCCACGGTACTTGATCAGGGTGAGCCACACATCCAAACGTACGACCTTACGAGCAGCGATGATCCCGACGCTTGGGGGCTCGGTCTTGGCTGCAACGGCGTTGTTGAACTGTTGGTTGAACCGATAGACGAGAGTTATCAACCAGTCGTAGACGAACTTCAATCGGGGCGTTCCATGACCGTTATCACGACTCTCGAGTCCTCGGTGTCCAGTACGGTCGCTGGTGACCGAGCAGTCATGGGGGAGAATGAATCAGTCATTCCCAGTGTTCGCGGACTCCCTTCACACATTGTTGATGCCGTCAGATCGTCTGGAGAAGACTTCTCTGCACCGGAAACTCGAACTGTTCAAATCTCAATAGATGGTGATCCAGTTCGCATACTTATCGACCGCTTCGAACCGGCACCCAGACTACTTCTCTTCGGTGGCCAGCCAGACGCGGGACCAGTCGTCAACTTGGCAAACAGCGCGGGGTTTGATGTCCACTTACACACTGCTCGCGGCGGTAACGCGGACCCAGGGCGGTTTCCCTCCGCAAGTGAGGTTACGGCGACGCGACCGTCGGATGTAGGCGATCATGTCACTCGGCCGGACCACACCTATGCGATCGTCATGTCGCATAATTTCGTAGACGATCGACTCGCACTAGAGTCACTATTAGAGACTGAAGTCGACTATATCGGTGTAATGGGTCCAGAAAAGAGGTTTCGTCAACTAACCGACGAGCTACCTATCGACGTGGACAGTAATCGGATCGCTGCCCCTGTGGGATTGGACCTTGGTGGGGACGAGCCAATGGCGATCGCATTCAGCATCGTTGGAGAGCTACTTGCAGCCCACAATGGTGGCAGTGGGAGACCCCTCTCGAAGCAGGACGGTCCCATCCATCCACGGTAA